In Streptomyces canus, one DNA window encodes the following:
- a CDS encoding epoxide hydrolase family protein, with product MTSAPPEHPDLVRPFHLDIPQSDLDDLHDRLDRTRWPDDLSATGWAYGVPAGYLRELAHHWRHSYDWRAAEARLNEWPQFTTVIDGTTVHFAHIRSPEPDATPLVITHGWPGSIVEFLDVVGPLTDPAAHGGDPADAFHVVVPSIPGFGLSGPPADTGWEAGRIADAWAELMTRLGYERFGAQGGDWGSAISRELGRAHPERVIGVHLNLLPGAQATHEPTEEELAPLAPEQRESALESWRRWSAWSGEGTGYAVLHSTRPQTLAYALTDSPVGQLAWIVEKFQEWTDSAELPEEAVDRDRLLTNVMLYWLTGTAGSAARIYYERAHATDGRVARPTEPSTVPTALAVFPAEIQIPLRHKAERTENIVRWTEFDRGGHFAAMEEPDLLVEDVRAFFRQLREKN from the coding sequence ATGACATCTGCGCCCCCAGAGCACCCGGACCTCGTCCGGCCCTTCCACCTCGACATTCCGCAGAGCGACCTCGACGACCTCCACGACCGGCTCGACCGCACCCGCTGGCCCGACGACCTCTCGGCCACCGGCTGGGCGTACGGGGTGCCGGCCGGCTATCTGCGCGAGCTCGCGCACCACTGGCGGCACTCCTACGACTGGCGCGCGGCCGAGGCGCGGCTGAACGAGTGGCCGCAGTTCACGACCGTCATCGACGGGACGACCGTGCACTTCGCCCACATCCGCTCCCCCGAGCCGGACGCCACCCCGTTGGTCATCACGCACGGCTGGCCGGGCTCGATCGTCGAGTTCCTGGACGTGGTGGGCCCGTTGACCGATCCGGCGGCCCATGGCGGCGACCCGGCCGACGCCTTCCATGTCGTCGTACCGAGTATTCCGGGTTTCGGACTGTCCGGGCCGCCCGCCGACACGGGCTGGGAGGCGGGCCGGATCGCCGACGCGTGGGCCGAGCTGATGACACGGCTCGGCTACGAGCGGTTCGGCGCGCAGGGCGGCGACTGGGGCTCGGCGATCTCCCGGGAGCTGGGCCGCGCCCACCCCGAGCGGGTCATCGGCGTCCACCTCAACCTGCTGCCGGGCGCGCAGGCGACGCACGAACCGACCGAGGAGGAACTCGCTCCTCTCGCACCGGAGCAACGGGAGAGCGCGCTGGAGTCCTGGCGCCGGTGGAGCGCCTGGTCGGGCGAGGGCACCGGGTACGCCGTTCTGCACTCCACCCGGCCGCAGACCCTCGCCTACGCGCTCACCGACTCGCCGGTCGGCCAACTCGCCTGGATCGTCGAGAAGTTCCAGGAGTGGACCGACTCCGCGGAGCTGCCCGAGGAGGCCGTGGACCGGGACCGGCTGCTGACCAACGTGATGCTGTACTGGCTGACCGGGACCGCCGGTTCGGCCGCCCGGATCTACTACGAGCGGGCACACGCCACGGACGGGAGGGTGGCCCGGCCCACCGAACCGTCGACCGTGCCGACCGCCCTCGCCGTCTTCCCGGCGGAGATCCAGATCCCGCTGCGGCACAAGGCGGAACGCACCGAGAACATCGTGCGCTGGACCGAGTTCGACCGCGGCGGCCACTTCGCGGCGATGGAGGAGCCGGACCTGCTGGTCGAGGACGTGCGCGCGTTCTTCCGGCAGCTGCGCGAGAAGAACTGA
- a CDS encoding helix-turn-helix domain-containing protein — MSNEAPNQARVIPLRPQSVRPGTARPVSERPATTPPREPVDRQTREPLWRDLVGDVLRRERLAQERTLKDVADAARISMPYLSEVERGRKEASSEVLAAAAHALGLGLGDLLSLAQGELTRHSARSRRAVPGSPYNGMCLAA, encoded by the coding sequence GTGAGCAACGAAGCGCCGAACCAAGCCCGCGTGATCCCCCTGCGCCCGCAGTCCGTGCGCCCGGGGACCGCCCGCCCAGTGTCCGAACGCCCCGCCACGACCCCGCCCCGGGAGCCCGTCGACAGGCAGACCAGGGAACCTCTGTGGCGTGACCTCGTCGGAGACGTCCTGCGCCGCGAGCGTCTCGCCCAGGAACGCACGCTCAAGGACGTGGCCGACGCGGCCAGGATCTCGATGCCCTATCTCTCCGAGGTGGAGCGCGGCCGCAAGGAGGCCTCCTCGGAGGTCCTCGCGGCCGCCGCCCACGCTCTGGGCCTCGGCCTCGGCGATCTGCTCTCCCTGGCCCAGGGGGAGCTCACCCGGCACTCGGCGCGCAGCCGTCGCGCGGTGCCGGGATCGCCGTACAACGGGATGTGCCTGGCGGCCTGA
- a CDS encoding streptophobe family protein: MSPQPPFDQAVVARHGWVQAVATVLVSLGAMGVVAALGLWAAGASDLPDHAFPRVVAAAVVTAVGGTIKLSGSAGGLADTQAGLTVIPLSVTLTGALVLGAGFLRPLRHRAVASGRELAGWAARIAVLWLPALLALAYAARQTFKLSLGDDTLSDLGDLFGVSPEVGFTTDVPQTLLFGLLWMAGVLVLALLVSARAPLPGRLLPFQQSVRPAAHAMVVLLLAYVVLGTLVALVVAATRGHARETLAVILLGMPNLVWLTLTIGLGATWNGRVEGPFGLPMPHVLDEVLRSKDTATLDLHTLSEHDGRIWWLVVVDAVLLLAVAFLMAARSPARVRAWRHAVHLAVALALTVLMICLMGRISAHYGLSVLGIGDLGGGLGGKLFLEPELWTAVGLGALWGLVTGFLGALLARPVRRKGEIKPADA; this comes from the coding sequence GTGAGCCCCCAACCCCCCTTTGACCAGGCAGTCGTCGCCCGCCACGGCTGGGTGCAGGCCGTGGCCACGGTCCTGGTCTCGCTGGGCGCCATGGGGGTGGTGGCCGCGCTGGGGCTGTGGGCGGCGGGTGCGTCCGACCTTCCGGACCACGCGTTCCCCCGGGTCGTCGCGGCGGCCGTGGTCACCGCCGTCGGCGGCACGATCAAGCTGTCGGGAAGCGCGGGAGGGCTCGCCGACACCCAGGCCGGGCTCACCGTGATCCCCCTCTCCGTCACCCTGACGGGTGCGCTGGTGCTCGGCGCGGGCTTTCTGCGTCCACTGCGGCACCGGGCGGTCGCGAGCGGCCGGGAGCTCGCCGGATGGGCCGCCCGGATCGCCGTCCTGTGGCTGCCGGCGCTCCTCGCCCTGGCCTACGCGGCCCGCCAGACGTTCAAGCTCTCCCTCGGCGACGACACACTGAGCGACCTGGGGGATCTGTTCGGTGTCTCCCCCGAGGTCGGCTTCACCACGGACGTACCGCAGACCCTTCTGTTCGGCCTGCTGTGGATGGCCGGCGTCCTGGTGCTGGCCCTGCTGGTGTCGGCCCGGGCTCCGCTGCCCGGTCGGCTGCTGCCGTTCCAGCAGTCGGTACGGCCGGCCGCCCACGCCATGGTCGTCCTGCTGCTCGCCTACGTCGTCCTCGGCACCCTCGTCGCCCTGGTCGTCGCCGCGACGCGCGGCCATGCGCGTGAGACGCTCGCGGTGATCCTGCTGGGCATGCCGAACCTGGTCTGGCTCACTCTGACCATCGGCCTGGGCGCCACCTGGAACGGCCGGGTGGAAGGGCCCTTCGGACTGCCCATGCCGCACGTCCTGGACGAGGTGCTGCGCTCCAAGGACACCGCCACGCTCGATCTGCACACCCTCTCCGAGCACGACGGCCGGATCTGGTGGCTGGTGGTCGTCGACGCGGTCCTGCTGCTGGCCGTGGCGTTCCTGATGGCGGCCCGCTCACCCGCCCGGGTCCGCGCCTGGCGACACGCCGTGCATCTGGCGGTCGCCCTCGCCCTGACGGTTCTCATGATCTGCCTCATGGGCCGGATCTCCGCCCACTACGGACTGTCGGTGCTCGGCATCGGCGACCTCGGGGGCGGCCTGGGCGGAAAGCTGTTCCTCGAGCCGGAGCTCTGGACGGCGGTCGGCCTCGGCGCCCTGTGGGGTCTGGTCACCGGTTTCCTCGGCGCGCTGCTGGCACGGCCGGTGCGGCGCAAAGGAGAGATCAAACCGGCTGACGCGTGA
- a CDS encoding DUF6777 domain-containing protein: protein MSVEPPSSGRPTGPPSGPLSGPSQPPSGPPSQPPGSSGGASAPEPRRPWWRSAPRVAMIATAVVAAVVLAVVFTRSDGGSTSAGGDGEVFLQAAAKTGPDPFTESTAKDSSAPPVSASPADTSEPANAVRGVDGGAPGLYGGTRNVSSCDVEKQVKALQADPSKNRAFASVAGVQPTEVPAYLRSLTPVQLRMDTRVTNHGYRDGAATSYQAVLQAGTAVLVDSHGVPRTRCACGNPLTPPVAQQTTPKRTGDSWPSYRPSNVVVVAPSTTVINIFVIYDPDHHDWIARHRGDTGGKDHKTHPPVRPSPSVSASTLPPTSPSPCVSTSKGATGTPSGSASPCPPTSTAPSSPAPKTPSTKPPTSESSGDESVTPDSSAPQSPLVSDTTPGTTQSASLSSGPVSWVM from the coding sequence GTGAGCGTCGAACCTCCGTCGTCAGGCCGCCCCACCGGGCCACCCTCCGGCCCGCTCTCGGGCCCCTCGCAGCCGCCTTCGGGCCCGCCCTCGCAGCCCCCGGGCAGCAGCGGCGGGGCATCCGCGCCCGAACCCCGCCGCCCCTGGTGGAGGTCGGCACCCCGGGTCGCGATGATCGCCACCGCCGTGGTCGCCGCCGTGGTCCTCGCGGTCGTCTTCACCCGCTCCGACGGCGGCTCCACCTCGGCCGGAGGCGACGGCGAGGTCTTCCTCCAGGCCGCCGCCAAGACGGGCCCCGACCCCTTCACGGAGTCGACCGCGAAAGACAGCTCAGCCCCACCCGTCTCCGCCTCCCCGGCGGACACCTCAGAGCCCGCGAACGCCGTACGAGGCGTCGACGGCGGCGCCCCCGGTCTCTACGGCGGCACCCGCAACGTCTCCAGCTGCGACGTCGAGAAGCAGGTCAAGGCCCTCCAGGCGGACCCGTCGAAGAACAGGGCATTCGCCTCGGTCGCCGGCGTCCAGCCGACCGAGGTCCCGGCCTACCTGCGCTCGCTCACACCCGTCCAGCTGCGCATGGACACCCGCGTCACCAACCACGGCTACCGCGACGGCGCCGCCACCAGCTACCAGGCCGTCCTCCAGGCCGGCACCGCTGTCCTCGTCGACTCCCACGGGGTGCCCCGCACCCGCTGCGCCTGCGGCAACCCGCTGACCCCGCCGGTCGCCCAGCAGACCACGCCGAAGCGCACCGGCGACTCCTGGCCGTCGTACCGCCCCTCGAACGTGGTCGTGGTCGCGCCCTCCACGACGGTCATCAACATCTTCGTGATCTACGACCCCGACCATCACGACTGGATCGCCCGGCACCGCGGCGACACCGGGGGCAAGGACCACAAGACCCACCCGCCGGTAAGGCCCTCCCCGTCGGTGAGCGCGTCCACGCTGCCCCCGACCTCTCCGTCGCCCTGCGTCTCCACGTCCAAGGGAGCCACCGGGACCCCCTCCGGATCGGCGAGCCCTTGCCCGCCGACCTCGACCGCCCCGTCCTCACCGGCCCCGAAGACGCCCTCGACGAAGCCGCCCACCAGCGAATCCTCGGGTGACGAGTCCGTCACGCCCGACTCCTCGGCACCGCAGTCGCCCCTCGTGTCCGACACCACGCCCGGCACCACACAGTCGGCGTCCCTGTCCAGCGGTCCGGTGTCCTGGGTGATGTGA
- a CDS encoding VOC family protein → MSTDGFTTCLWFDGQAEEAAHYYVSVFKNSSIGEVARYPEDAPQPAGSVLTVEFTANGHRFLALNGGPEFKFTEAVSFMVFCENQEEIDYYWTKLTEGGGEPGPCGWLKDRYGLSWQVVPDRLQAMVTDPDPAKSARVMKAFMAMSKFDIAALDKAYAGE, encoded by the coding sequence ATGTCCACCGACGGTTTCACCACGTGTCTCTGGTTCGACGGCCAGGCGGAGGAGGCCGCCCACTACTACGTCTCCGTCTTCAAGAACTCCAGCATCGGCGAGGTCGCCCGCTATCCGGAGGACGCGCCCCAGCCCGCAGGCAGCGTGCTGACCGTCGAGTTCACGGCCAACGGCCACCGGTTCCTCGCGCTGAACGGCGGCCCCGAGTTCAAGTTCACCGAGGCGGTCTCCTTCATGGTCTTCTGCGAGAACCAGGAGGAGATCGACTACTACTGGACCAAACTCACCGAGGGCGGTGGCGAGCCCGGCCCCTGCGGCTGGCTGAAGGACAGGTACGGCCTGTCCTGGCAGGTGGTACCGGACCGGCTGCAGGCCATGGTCACCGACCCGGACCCGGCGAAATCGGCCCGTGTGATGAAGGCGTTCATGGCCATGAGCAAGTTCGACATCGCCGCTTTGGACAAGGCCTACGCGGGCGAGTGA
- a CDS encoding SGNH/GDSL hydrolase family protein yields the protein MRTRWIVGLLTAVLLLGACSDPSDGPETAPPTPDVSRAATTHQRAQASPSASTAVAAPRVLYLGDSLAMEAQQVLGQELRRELRATYTSAPYSGTTPCDYLEGTGKKSLVPDRDKAAALVRARHPDVVVLQFWGNAWGYTWCMDGISHAASPRKYFSRYRADLRRLTDQIAAAGGERRPRIVWVAQGPDPITPDRVRRVNELYEEQAAASGDVVADAGATVAPAGSRYTWVQYLPCTPYEHEHPDYCTQPDRDRTALHLDKDYLHFCLAPTTSTPRPCPARSPGILRIAREITRVIGSS from the coding sequence ATGCGGACAAGGTGGATCGTGGGGTTACTGACCGCAGTCCTGCTGCTCGGTGCCTGCAGCGACCCCTCGGACGGGCCGGAGACGGCGCCACCGACTCCGGACGTCTCCCGTGCGGCCACCACGCATCAGCGCGCCCAGGCCTCCCCGAGCGCCTCCACGGCCGTGGCCGCCCCGCGTGTGCTGTATCTCGGCGACTCGCTGGCCATGGAGGCCCAGCAGGTCCTCGGGCAGGAGCTGCGCCGGGAGCTGCGGGCGACGTACACGAGCGCGCCGTACTCGGGGACCACACCGTGCGACTACCTGGAGGGCACCGGGAAGAAGTCGCTGGTGCCCGACCGGGACAAGGCGGCCGCGCTGGTCCGCGCGCGGCACCCGGACGTCGTGGTGCTGCAGTTCTGGGGCAACGCGTGGGGCTACACGTGGTGCATGGACGGGATCAGCCATGCCGCCTCGCCAAGGAAGTACTTCAGCAGGTACCGGGCCGACCTTCGCCGGCTGACCGACCAGATCGCGGCGGCGGGCGGTGAGCGGCGGCCGCGGATCGTGTGGGTGGCGCAGGGCCCGGATCCGATCACCCCCGACCGGGTCCGGCGGGTGAACGAGCTGTACGAGGAGCAGGCGGCCGCCTCCGGGGACGTCGTCGCCGACGCGGGCGCGACGGTGGCACCCGCCGGCTCCCGGTACACCTGGGTGCAGTACCTGCCGTGCACCCCCTACGAGCACGAGCATCCCGACTACTGCACCCAGCCGGACCGCGACCGCACCGCCCTGCACCTCGACAAGGACTATCTGCACTTCTGTCTGGCGCCCACGACGTCCACGCCCAGGCCCTGCCCGGCCCGCTCCCCCGGCATCCTGCGGATCGCCCGGGAGATCACGCGGGTGATCGGTTCGTCCTGA
- a CDS encoding ClpP family protease — protein MTSIRAEEGDTPPTRFDDQLAAQLLAQRIVLLGTQVDEVSANRVCSQLLVLSAEDPRTDISLYINSPGGSVYAGLAIYDTMRLIPNDVSTLAMGFAASMGQFLLCGGTPGKRYALPNARIMMHQGSAGIGGTTADILIQAENLDHSKQTMERLLAENTGQTPETIARDGDRDRWFTAEEAREYGMVDRVLESLADVRPAASKRRMGL, from the coding sequence ATGACTTCCATCCGGGCCGAGGAGGGCGACACCCCTCCCACCCGCTTCGACGACCAACTGGCCGCCCAACTCCTCGCCCAGCGCATCGTGCTGCTGGGCACCCAGGTCGACGAGGTCTCCGCCAACCGCGTCTGCTCCCAGCTGCTGGTCCTGTCCGCGGAGGACCCGCGCACCGACATCAGCCTGTACATCAACAGTCCGGGCGGCTCCGTGTACGCGGGCCTCGCCATCTACGACACGATGCGGCTGATTCCCAACGACGTGTCGACGCTCGCCATGGGTTTCGCGGCCAGCATGGGCCAGTTCCTGCTCTGCGGGGGCACGCCCGGCAAGCGGTACGCCCTGCCGAACGCGCGGATCATGATGCATCAGGGGTCCGCGGGCATCGGCGGGACCACCGCCGACATCCTGATCCAGGCGGAGAACCTGGACCACAGCAAGCAGACCATGGAGCGGCTCCTCGCCGAAAACACGGGCCAGACACCGGAGACCATCGCCCGCGACGGCGACCGCGACCGCTGGTTCACGGCCGAGGAGGCCAGGGAGTACGGCATGGTGGACCGGGTCCTGGAGTCGCTCGCCGACGTCCGCCCGGCCGCCTCGAAGCGACGGATGGGGCTGTGA
- a CDS encoding ClpP family protease, whose translation MANYTIPYVVERTAHGERSSDVFSRLLSERIIFLGTEIDDGVANVVIAQLLHLESAAPENEISIYINSPGGSFTSLMAIYDTMTYVQAPISTLCVGQAASTAAVLLAGGDPGRRLVLEHARVLLGQPASGGSRGAISDLALQAKEMVRIRSQVEEVLARHTHHDIATLRADMDRDKVFTAEEAVEYGLADEVVSRRLVTV comes from the coding sequence ATGGCGAACTACACGATTCCGTACGTCGTCGAGCGGACCGCGCACGGCGAGCGGTCCTCCGACGTGTTCAGCCGACTGCTGTCCGAGCGGATCATCTTCCTCGGCACCGAGATCGACGACGGGGTGGCCAACGTCGTGATCGCGCAGTTGCTGCATCTGGAGTCGGCGGCACCGGAGAACGAGATCTCGATCTACATCAACTCCCCGGGCGGCTCGTTCACTTCGCTGATGGCGATCTACGACACGATGACCTATGTGCAGGCGCCGATCTCGACGCTCTGCGTGGGCCAGGCGGCATCCACGGCGGCCGTGCTACTGGCGGGCGGGGATCCCGGGCGACGGCTCGTGCTCGAGCACGCGCGCGTGCTGCTCGGCCAGCCCGCCTCCGGCGGCAGCCGCGGCGCGATCTCCGATCTCGCCCTGCAGGCCAAGGAGATGGTCCGCATCCGCTCCCAGGTCGAGGAGGTGCTGGCCCGCCACACCCACCACGACATCGCGACCCTGCGCGCGGACATGGACCGCGACAAGGTGTTCACCGCGGAGGAGGCCGTGGAGTACGGGCTGGCCGACGAGGTGGTGAGCCGGCGCCTCGTGACGGTCTGA
- a CDS encoding RNA polymerase sigma factor SigF, with the protein MHTVVTAVNRSEAQVTEHASGTRTGETPLPGVEEPRAVAPRDARELSRQFFHRLTELEEGTHEYQYARNTLIEMNMSLVRFAAGRFRGRGDDMEDIVQTGMIGLIKAIDRFEVSREVEFTSFALPYIVGEIKRFFRDTTWAVHVPRRLQELRVELAKAREELASRLDRDPSVAELATLMNISENEVIEAQIASNGYNSSSLDAALTGDGPEGGEAVLADFIGVEEDGLRLVEDFQSLAPLMAELSDRDRQIIHMRFVEEATQSEIGERLGCSQMHVSRLIKRIITRLREGMLGELGCA; encoded by the coding sequence ATGCATACCGTCGTCACCGCCGTGAATCGTTCGGAGGCACAGGTCACCGAGCACGCCAGCGGGACCAGGACGGGTGAGACACCGCTGCCGGGAGTCGAGGAACCGCGGGCCGTCGCACCGCGGGACGCGCGGGAGCTGTCCCGTCAGTTCTTCCACCGTCTGACCGAGCTCGAGGAGGGGACGCACGAGTACCAGTACGCGCGCAACACCCTCATTGAGATGAACATGTCGCTCGTGCGTTTCGCGGCCGGAAGGTTCCGGGGCCGCGGGGACGACATGGAGGACATCGTCCAGACCGGCATGATCGGCCTGATCAAGGCGATCGACCGGTTCGAGGTGTCCCGCGAGGTCGAGTTCACGTCGTTCGCGCTGCCCTACATCGTCGGCGAGATCAAGCGTTTCTTCCGCGACACCACCTGGGCGGTGCACGTCCCCCGGCGCCTGCAGGAGCTGCGCGTCGAGCTGGCCAAGGCGCGCGAGGAGCTCGCCAGCCGTCTGGACCGGGACCCGTCGGTGGCCGAACTCGCCACCCTGATGAACATCTCCGAGAACGAGGTGATCGAGGCACAGATCGCCTCGAACGGCTACAACTCCTCGTCCCTGGACGCGGCCCTGACCGGCGACGGCCCCGAGGGCGGCGAGGCGGTGCTCGCCGACTTCATCGGTGTGGAGGAGGACGGGCTGCGGCTCGTCGAGGACTTCCAGTCACTCGCCCCGCTGATGGCCGAGCTCAGCGACCGCGACCGGCAGATCATCCACATGCGGTTCGTGGAGGAGGCCACCCAGTCGGAGATCGGTGAGCGGCTCGGCTGCTCGCAGATGCATGTGTCCCGGCTGATCAAGCGGATCATCACTCGGCTGCGCGAGGGCATGCTGGGCGAGCTGGGCTGCGCCTGA
- a CDS encoding class I SAM-dependent methyltransferase, with amino-acid sequence MLRDTFNEAAELYDKARPGYPPALVAELAQVAGLGPGSRVLEVGAGTGQLTRALAEFGCHVTAVELGDAMAAVARRRLGVFPRVEVRHADFEGWTLPDEPFDLVACATAWHWLDPAVRVEKSADALRPGGHLAVVVTSHVAGGTVDFFARAQDCYERWDPATPPGLRLQPSSEITSDTEEFERCPRFGAVSVTRFEQDITYTTDQYIDVLLTYSGHRALDSTRREGLLACIRDLIETRHGGRVTKRYLHELIVTARLAL; translated from the coding sequence GTGCTGCGCGACACGTTCAACGAGGCGGCGGAGCTGTACGACAAGGCGCGGCCGGGCTATCCCCCGGCTCTGGTCGCGGAGTTGGCCCAGGTGGCGGGCCTCGGCCCTGGGAGCCGTGTCCTGGAGGTGGGCGCCGGGACCGGCCAGCTCACCCGCGCCCTGGCCGAGTTCGGTTGCCACGTCACCGCCGTGGAACTGGGCGACGCGATGGCGGCGGTGGCCCGGCGGCGACTGGGCGTGTTCCCCCGTGTCGAGGTGCGCCACGCGGACTTCGAGGGCTGGACCCTGCCGGACGAGCCCTTCGACCTGGTCGCCTGTGCCACCGCCTGGCACTGGCTCGACCCGGCCGTCCGCGTGGAGAAGTCCGCGGACGCGCTGCGCCCGGGAGGGCACCTCGCCGTGGTCGTCACCTCGCATGTGGCGGGCGGCACCGTCGACTTCTTCGCCCGGGCCCAGGACTGCTACGAACGCTGGGATCCGGCCACGCCGCCCGGACTGCGGCTCCAGCCGTCGTCGGAGATCACCTCGGACACGGAGGAATTCGAGAGGTGTCCGCGCTTCGGTGCCGTCTCGGTGACCCGTTTCGAACAGGACATCACCTACACCACAGACCAGTACATCGACGTGCTCCTGACCTACTCGGGCCACCGGGCCCTCGACAGCACCCGCCGCGAGGGCCTCCTGGCTTGTATCCGGGATCTGATCGAGACCCGCCATGGCGGCCGTGTCACCAAGCGGTATCTCCACGAACTGATCGTCACGGCCCGTCTCGCTCTCTGA
- a CDS encoding serine/threonine-protein kinase — MARETSLFSGSPSELVGRQVASYRIEQEIGRGGMAVVYRARDLRLDRTVALKLLAPELARNDTFRNRFSHESRVAAAIDHPHIVPVFEAGETDGVLYIAMRYVAGSDLRHLLDRQGPLPLPTALRIAAQIASALDAAHEHGLVHRDVKPGNILVARGTDSDHPEHTYLTDFGLTKKSLSLTGFTTVGQFVGTLDYVAPEQISGRPVDGRCDVYGFACVVYESLTGHPPFRRDDDMALLWAHQYDAPPALSASRPGLPAPLDAVFAKALAKAPDDRHDSCLAFVAALRSAATGAHPPTEVALPTVEPPETQPKSPPRWAEPVVRGR; from the coding sequence ATGGCACGTGAGACCAGCCTCTTCTCCGGCAGCCCCTCCGAACTGGTCGGCAGACAGGTCGCGAGCTACCGCATCGAGCAGGAGATCGGCCGCGGTGGCATGGCCGTCGTCTACCGGGCCCGGGACCTGCGCCTGGACCGCACGGTGGCGCTGAAGCTGCTGGCCCCCGAACTGGCCCGCAACGACACCTTCCGCAACCGCTTCAGCCACGAGTCCCGGGTGGCCGCCGCGATCGACCACCCGCACATCGTCCCTGTCTTCGAGGCGGGCGAGACGGACGGCGTCCTGTACATCGCCATGCGGTACGTCGCCGGCAGCGACCTGCGTCATCTCCTGGACCGCCAGGGCCCGTTGCCCCTCCCGACCGCCTTGCGGATCGCCGCCCAGATCGCCTCCGCGCTCGACGCGGCCCACGAGCACGGGCTGGTCCACCGGGACGTGAAACCCGGCAACATCCTGGTCGCCCGCGGCACCGACAGCGACCACCCCGAGCACACCTACCTCACCGACTTCGGCCTCACGAAGAAGTCCCTGTCGTTGACCGGGTTCACGACGGTCGGCCAGTTCGTCGGCACCCTCGACTACGTGGCACCCGAGCAGATCTCGGGCCGCCCGGTCGACGGCCGCTGCGACGTCTACGGTTTCGCCTGCGTGGTCTACGAATCCCTCACAGGCCACCCGCCGTTCCGCCGCGACGACGACATGGCCCTGCTGTGGGCCCACCAGTACGACGCCCCGCCCGCCCTCTCCGCGTCCCGCCCCGGCCTCCCCGCGCCACTCGACGCGGTGTTCGCCAAAGCCCTCGCCAAGGCGCCCGACGACCGCCACGACTCCTGCCTGGCCTTCGTCGCGGCCCTCCGCTCGGCGGCGACGGGCGCTCACCCGCCGACGGAGGTCGCCCTGCCGACCGTGGAACCACCGGAAACCCAGCCCAAGTCCCCGCCCCGCTGGGCGGAGCCGGTGGTCCGGGGACGGTAG
- a CDS encoding ATP-binding protein — MIEHLDGAVIPTGFDVPVEPLRQAAHYTGEPGSIAEARSFAADFLGRLRTEWCAAIGDRTEEEVLLVVSELVTNADRHSNGPYILELEGTDATVAVTVYDSSATLPRRFPRDPERVGRHGLEIVHVLAREVAAERVPVGKRVRAVLGFSGKE; from the coding sequence ATGATCGAGCACCTGGACGGGGCAGTCATACCGACTGGTTTCGACGTGCCCGTGGAACCCCTGAGGCAGGCGGCGCACTACACCGGGGAGCCGGGAAGTATCGCCGAGGCGCGGTCGTTCGCCGCGGACTTCCTCGGCAGGCTCAGAACCGAGTGGTGTGCCGCCATCGGTGACCGCACCGAGGAGGAGGTCCTCCTCGTGGTGAGCGAACTCGTCACCAACGCCGACCGGCACAGCAACGGGCCCTACATCCTTGAGCTGGAGGGCACCGACGCCACGGTCGCCGTCACGGTCTACGACAGCAGCGCCACCCTGCCCCGCAGGTTCCCGCGGGATCCTGAGCGCGTGGGGCGGCACGGCCTGGAGATCGTGCACGTCCTGGCGCGCGAGGTCGCGGCGGAACGCGTACCGGTGGGCAAGCGGGTGAGGGCGGTACTGGGCTTCAGCGGCAAGGAATGA